A stretch of DNA from Candidatus Fonsibacter ubiquis:
TTAGTTAAATGGTCATTCCACCGTCTAATGAATATACAACCCCTGTAGAGAATGCAGACTCATCGCTCGCTAAATAAGCCGCGAGTGCAGCTACCTCTTCTGGCTTTCCTAATCTTCCCATCGGCTGTCTATCAATAAAGTCTTTTCTAGCTTTGACTGGATCTTTGAATGCATTCACTCGATCTTCCCAAGAGGGGGTATGAACAGTTCCTGGGGCGATCGCATTGCATCTAATGTTATATTTTAAAAAATCAACTGCTATTGATTTTGTAAGACCTATAACAGCAGCTTTGGTCGCTCCATATACAAATCGATCTTTTACTCCTTTAATACTTGATACAACAGATGCCATATTTATTATAACTCCAGACTTTTGATCAATCATTTTTGGGATAATACCTTTAATCATTAAATACATTGATCGGACATTAACATTGAAAGAAAAATCCCAATCTTTTTCTTCACACTCAAGTATAGTTCCGTTATGTACAAAA
This window harbors:
- a CDS encoding SDR family oxidoreductase, translated to MKRLENKSVIITAAGQGIGRETAIRFLNEGANVIATDINRSHKLEELSKQYPKIKIHTLDSTNANDVKKFCNNISKIDILFNCVGFVHNGTILECEEKDWDFSFNVNVRSMYLMIKGIIPKMIDQKSGVIINMASVVSSIKGVKDRFVYGATKAAVIGLTKSIAVDFLKYNIRCNAIAPGTVHTPSWEDRVNAFKDPVKARKDFIDRQPMGRLGKPEEVAALAAYLASDESAFSTGVVYSLDGGMTI